The Topomyia yanbarensis strain Yona2022 chromosome 3, ASM3024719v1, whole genome shotgun sequence nucleotide sequence ATGAATTGCTTGCATTCGAAAACGGTAAACGATGATGCCTATGATTATCATCTCAAGAACCAGCAGTGTATCATTCGTGTTTCatcattttttagtatttggGCTGAATCAAATGAGAATACATATAATTTTCACTGGAACGCCTAATGATTTTCATACAGCTGtcagaaatatgaaaaattaataatcaaacaaaataaaatggcGATCAACTACTGATGCATCTGCTTATGTGAGAATTTACTaacatataaatattttattaaaaatgtaaaataacaaTCTTTCGAAACATAAAAGCGGTCACCTTTTTTATTTGTACAATGTGGACGTCAACAAACTGCTTGATATTTATTGAGTAAACAACGAACGTCAATATTAGCATTCTGGtaagttattattatttttaatgaaaatcaaatattttcaattttaattctaTCAGCTGCGACGCTAATGAAACTACTAGAATGCAGAAAAAATAATCTGGAACCACAAGAGAAGGCGTCCTTGGAGCCAACACCAAAATCCAGCCCATTCCCCATCGGTTGCCCTAACAGCGAAGACGAATTTATGTACATATCCggtaattttatgaaacaataacCAGCTGTTATTTCCCACTCTTCATAATCATCTTCCTGTCTATCCTGATGGATTTTAGGCAAGTTAGAGCAAGTCTACATCGATGTAACATCCGTAAGTTATTGGAGAGactagtaccgccaacttaggCAAAAACGAACGCACAGGCGTGGTTAGCCTACGGCATACTTTCCCACCAAGCAGGGTATCCACGGTACCAGCAAATGATCACGTGTAATCCTGTGGGGCGATAAAATTTACGGCAAGAAACATTTCTTGGTACACAAAAGTCTTTTCAAATTCGAAGTATTCCGACTAATATCCTTGAATTATTATTTTCAGTTTCATGGAGAACAAATAAAATCTGTGTTAGAATCCAATTTAAGCATTAACAGCGTACACGTGTCACTATTGATGAGTCATTGGTTCGAACGGAAACTAACTGACGAAAGTGACGGTAGTTTATCGATCTCCTTCGAAGTCGTATACCAACATAAAGGCTGCCACCATTGAAGCTCTCAATTTTAGTGAATGTGATGACGATGATAGAAAAACCTTCGTTTTCGATTGATGAAAGATGGTTATGGTAAGGTTTTGCATTATCAGTGGAGTTCACTGAAAATCTTTACGGAACACCGGAAGCTTCTGAAATCTTCCAAGTAGCCCTGATGGCTGGATGTTGGCTGGAAGTAACGAGATGACGTGACGGTAACCGTAAAAAGCATGCAAGTAGCACATCAAAGAGCAACAACACTTCGAGTTCTCCAATCGGACATTTTGATTTGCACATGAAACCAGATCTGGTTGGAAAACCCGATAGCTCGTCATCACCGTAGTTCCCAAACTTAGTAGACTGCGCAACGCAGCGACTTGACTGAGTTCGGTTAAAATTGCAGTTTCTGTGAGTTGACTCATTTCAATCAAAGAGAAGTGCCAAGATGCAGTGGAATGCAATTGCGGTTCTAATCTTGGTACCCTTACTACTAAAAATACGATATTCGAAAAGTGAAACTAACGACAAAATTCCAGCAGATGAATTCATTCGATTAACACTGCTATACGAAACGATTTGTAAAACGCTGTTACATCAAATCGAGTACAAACCGTTTATCATAGTGAAGCGTCCCCGCACGCTGCTGTGAATCGTAAAGAGCATGATAGTGGACGTACCCGATTGAGTTTTTTCTATTTATGCAGTCTCTAGGGTAGCAGAATACGAGCATTATATTAAGTGGGACGACAAACGCTTCTTGTGTATTTAAAGTCCCTACATTATATAACTAGTAGTTCGACTCACAACTTTCATTTATTTTCAGTCAAATTGAGAAAAAATGCAAAACCAGAGTTGTGATCTCATTCCACTTCAAATTCAGGACTTTGAAAAGCAACAGGCATTAACAATGCCTGTCCCAGCTGGATACCAGATTGCAAAGATCTGCGGAATAGTGAAAGGAGAGATGGAAGAATCTGGCTGAAATGAAATGTTGACGATAGTTTACGGTCTTAATTTTCAGATGAATAACGTCAGTACGTTCAAGGATTCAACTAGAAACGATGAAATTACCCACTATGTATAAAGAGTTTGGTCAAACGGCTGCAGAACGCAGAAATTTATTTCCATGGATATCAAACGGGAGATGgattttgatttttccaaaggcTTCAACTTTAAAGCAAGATTTACACTTCGAGAAACTCGATCTCTTGATCTAAATTAAAGAAACCGTCAcggattaaaataaataatccCCAAGCCACGATATCGCAGAGAACGAACGTGTTGTTGAACGGCACACCGAAGCAAAGCAGCAccttaattttgttttgataacTTCACTGCACTGCAAAAAAGGGTAGAGCTAGGGGCAGAGTATATATTTCATCAGCAGTGTGATGTTTATTATCTAATACTATTATAGATATAGataaatatagatattttagatTTAGATTAGATTTGACTGATTATAAAGTTCCATTTGTAATGTACCACATGGCAGGAATATATAAACATAGGTTTCCTAATTTCCTCTGTGactaaaataaagtaaaataaaatgtttcgaTGAGAATCATTTCAATCAGTAATCAGTATCAATCAGTAACAAAATCCTTGATTTGAACTGATGGTCTactcaaaaaccaaaaaatattgtcttatttttcgATCAACTTACATTCAACTTTTTGATGGCTCGAATGCGATTGAAGAATGGAAATAGTTCAATTGTCCTATTAGTACCATACACTAAATATAAGAATATCTGTTCAAACTCGACATTTTGTTTATTGAAAAACTAGTGATTGCATTTCGAATCTGTACAATAActcttttaaaattcaaaacttttgctTCTACTTTTTGTATGACTATCATAAGATGCTTGCATACATGGACGAATTGTAGtcgcaacaaaaatcaaatggcaATCATCCAAAATACATCTGCCAAATGTTAAAGGGCCGGTTCATAAAGAATATCATTCGAATTCACTCGTCCGTTTTGGTACAGTGTACTGGGCGGTGATGATATCTGAAATTGGGTAATTCTTCTACCAATTATTGAGTACTTTTTTAACCGTGCACATTGACTTATGACAAAACGACAACAAATTAGTTCACGAGTGCACCTATTTCACAAGcaatttgaatttattttacgATTGAAAATTTCAGTTTCATGGAGCTCGTGAATGGACTTTCGACCCCAATTAAGATGGAGAAGGAAACAACCGAAAGAAAACAACGGTACTGAACGTGTGGCAACGATTTTACTAAATGGGTATGATGCGTTTTTATTTACCAAGGCTTGCGTTGAGCATCAacaaacattattattattattattgcccTGTGTTGCCAGTGCCGAACTGAACGCCATAAATattaaattctcgacaaacatatgattacggcctaaaagccaactgtcaaaatccactttgaatggaatttCCGGataaaccgttacacgccaatcacaaatgttggtagtaaatgaaagaaaagttttctctttcataaactgttgtgaactgtgttcgactagtaacggtttgtcccgaatttccattcaaagtggatttggacagttggcttttaggccgtaatcatatgtttgtcgagaattgttctTCCAAAAGTCCGATAAGTCGATATAAAATGAcatactgtgagccgtgtttactaACTGCCATTGAACTGTGAAGCAaagtttgcaaacacggttcaCAGTAAAAGTCAGTTTATGTCGGATTGGTAGTCGATTTCTTCAGTGTGCACAGGCTTAACTAGTCATAGCACGTATATCTGCGGGTACACAAATTAtgagccccactgacagttcagatTGTTCTGCTCGTTCTGCTGCAAGCACGATCCGCACAAAATAGAAACGATACGACATGACTCGATCTTTAGATATTATCTAGAGctttttttcattacatcatatcTAACGTAAATGTCAAACGGAGAAAATCGCGTGCAAAAATTTCCTTgcaattttcaaatttatttaacaaataaagcacacagaaggctattaattctactatcacctctgcatttactcattgcaggatcgtataagcatattacatgtttttcgcgaagataatagggagataattgataactattattttattacattttgccgATCACTTTTGCTATTATGCTCTTTTAGATGGTTTTGTAGATGGTACATTTTACTGTGACGTTTTGAGAGACGGGCTTGTAGTTGCGATATATTTCATGTGCTGTATTGCAACCGAGAGTGTAGATATGTGGTTTGACATCGGAAAAACATGCTAACTACAGTCGACTTGGAGAAACATCACAACGCAAAacatcacatctacaaaatattagcaaagACTTGGTATATTTTATGTGATATTTTgacttaaaattaaattaacatataaagagttatcatttttctctattttttgTGGACGATAGAGTCAATGCTTAgcttttatttggcataataaacttagtttgtttacatttgttagatatTTGAATAAACGGTATAGATTTGTCATCGAGCTAAAATATTGGACAATAAATTGAAGGAATATGTTATTTTCTGCATTGTTGATGAATGATAAACACTTAAACCATGGTTCctcaataataaaacaaattcaaGCATCGAAACGTGTTTTATGGAACCAATTTTGTTGATTGTAAATCAACATTAACATGACGTTTTAGACCTTTGCTTGAAAAGCTCGAcagcgtagcagatacctgagTCAATAGGCGAATAATGCACCAAACATACCTTATTGAGTGAACCAGTTGAACAACGCAAATAAGCACTACTAGTGCTCTATTTGGAGGGGATAAGTATTGCACATCCAGCGAAATTTATTTCAAGTAGCCAGTATTTTAAATCATGATTATACTGTATAATGTGGAGTATATTTATTATTACAAACTAGTTTCAGAATTAATTCGCCTATTGGAGTAGATATGCACATAATTTGcaaaacaaatccatcgatcacCATAGAGTGGAATGCCAACATATAATTCTAGAGAAGAAGTTCTAAGTAACATTGAATGATACTAATGCTCTTTATACCGCcacaatatttattttaaaaatgtactttttcactgaatttatccccccccccccggccACTCAAGGACTGGATATACAGAGATTTAAGGTGTTTATTGATATCGACAACACAAGTCTGATGGATAAAACTAGGTTTGTTCCAGAACTCGCTTCATGTTCCACAGCAAAAAATTTACTCCTGTTTACGTCCAGAAAAAAGAGAACTGAATACAGAAGTGACTTTCTCTCTGTATGCTCCGGAGTGCttctggaacaaacctattgtttcatgcaagtgaatgttcatttttttacattattttAGCATTGGTACTATCAGCGATCGTTCAATATTATCGGATTCACATTGGGAGTTCATGGATCAGATAAACATGTCTTTGAAGCAACGGAAGCGATCCAAAAGTGATGTATGTGCACAAGAATCCCTTCGGAATCGTCTCCTGGGGCGACCTATGTTAACCGATAGTGTTGAGTGGCCGTACAAATGCGAGCTATGTGGCAAAGGATTCGTTCGGAAGTTTCTGCTGGAGCAACACATGTTTACTCACGCTGGCGAGCGGCCTTACAAATGTGATATTTGTGGAAAATCATTTAGTGCGGAGAGTAGTTTGAACAGACACAGTAAAATTCACAGTGATGAACGACCGCATAAATGCGAGGTATGTGACAAACGATTTCTTCAAAAGTGTCTGCTTGAACAACATATGTTAACTCACACTGGCGAGGTGCCGTACAAATGCGAGGTATGTGGTAAAGGATTCGTTCGGAAGTTTCTGCTTGAGCGACATATGATAACTCACACTGGCGAGCGGTCGTACAAATGCGAAATATGTGGTAAAGGATTCGTTCAGAAGTTTTGGCTTGAGCGACATATGTTAACTCACACTGGTGAGCGGCCTTACAAATGTGATATTTGTGGAAAATCATTTTATGCGGAGGGTATTTTGAATAGGCACAGAAAAATTCACAGTGATGAACGACCGCATAAATGCGAGGTATGTGACAAAGGATTTCTTCTAAAGTATATGCTTGAGTCACATGTGGCAACTCACACTGGCGAGCGGCCGTACAAATGCGAGATATGTGGTAAAGGATTCTTTCGGAAGCTTCAGCTTGAGCAACATATGTTTACTCACACTGGCGAGCGGCCGTACAAATGTGATATTTGtggaaaatcatttaatgcggAGAGTAGTTTGAACAGACACAGAAAAATTCACAGTGATGAACGACCGCATAAATGCGAGGTATGTGACAAAGGATTTCTTTTTAAGTATCTGCTTGAGCAGCATATGTTAACTCACACTGGCGAGCGGCCGTACAAATGTGATATGTGTGGAAAATCATTTTATgagttggatattttgaacaggCACAGAAAAATTCACAGTGATGAACGACCGCATAAATGCGAGGTATGTGACAAAGGATTTCTTCAAAAGTATCTGCTTGAGTCTCATGTGGCAACTCACACTGGCGAGCGGCCGTATAAATGTGATATATGTGACAAATTATTTGCCCATCAGAGTTCCTTAACTTTGCACAGAAAGATACACAATAATGAACGGCCGCATAAATGCGACATATGCGGCAAAGGATTCTTTCAGAAGTGCTTGCTTGAGCAACATGTGGTAGCTCACACTGGTGAGCGGCCGTACAAATGTCATATATGTGACAAATCATTTGCCCGTCAGGGTATCTTAACTGTGCACAGCAAGGGGCACAGTAAAGAAACGACCGCATAAATGCGAGATATGTGGCAAAGAATTCCTTCACAAGCATCACCTCACGCagaaaaaattagcatatttaaaccaaaaatatgatattgaatccaatcatttattgtttatcactttaacaaacaaacttattggtttgaaaatatttttttattagaacaacaacaaatttttgctttcaataaatacatttttagtatcaataattttcttttaatttcaataaaataattatcgaaaaacggaacgataattttgttttattgaaacaataaataaattgtattgaattcaataaataattttattgtctcccgaccaataatttaatttattgaatttaatgcataattttattgaacctacaaatcttttttctgcatGCTGAAGCAACATGTGTTAACTCACACTGGCGAGCGGCCGTACAAATGTGATATAtgatcggtgttaagtcagaccggactaagtgacaaaatattgatttcgagaaaaacgagtttaaagtttgaatcgcagcatcctttacattatgattggaaattaatttttgccataattcttgtttattgttacatatttcaaatctggcaagagtcgaatgtagatgacgaaattctttatccaatgcTATAGTATTcttattttttgatgttttgcgacttagtccggtctgacttaacaccgaccatatgtgaCGAATCATTTACCCAGCAGAGTACCTTAATTTTGCACAGAAAGATGCACAATAATGAACGACCGCATAAATGCGAGATATGTGGCGAAGGATTGATTCAGAGGAATCAGCAGAAGCGACACACTCACAACTGGCGAGCAGCCGAGAtggaaaagtatatcaaaaacaAGGAAAATTATTAGTATTTTTACTTGgtttatataaaaatccagctaacaagttttctattgcgattagagctatgttcacctgttaaaacatgttaagatgcGTGTAAGGAACAACCCTTGATGATATGTGAGCATGTACGGTCTATGAAATCAGAATGTAAATGATCTTCCTGtgaaaacatagcaaaaacacgatttttgattggagacacctctaaatcatgtccaaattaaggcATTTTTGgagaaagtttttaaattcacacttagaacaaaaatctgagctgacccatttatatttcaaaactttttcaaaatttgtagaggtctaataactatttatctatttaagtagattctttttagatactttttatatcattggacttacgaattaaaaatatcgtggACTGATTTTCCTatatccctgaaactatagtaaaagtcaaaatgtaaagtgagtgcaaaaaactactgatttcactacaaagcaaaaATAACTTGCAACGAGCTCTATCGACTTTcagcaatcttgcaaaaccttTGGAACTTGacaagattacctagattaagtattatatttgaacatttgagggttttatttcggaattcatgggtttttggacaatgtaaaatatagttaaaaatagttttcaaattTCCGGAACACAATCATTCCATAGATTAACTATGGAATGATTGTGTTCCGGAAATTTGCTTTACACGTgtataacgatttttttaaaacttttttttccattttattgtatTCGAATTCCGAAAAAGCTGATAGTGTGTTTTTGAATCTGGCTTAGAAATCATGGTAGgagttaacccattcatgcccatgttgtttgtggacaacaacgtttttatacagttataactttcgattgagGCAACAtttcctcacaaaaacaagtaagacttaCAAATGTGGCtattaccttttatttgagtactaacagttacaaggatcagctctagatctgaagttattgcaattagtctgattggattccaatggagcagtgctgccagagacagtttacgttgacgatgaaaaatgaatttttcatatatcttcgttatgttgcaatattattgaaaaccgaTAAAACTTATCGATTTAgagtgtctttggctacgttttccacgcaagtggactattgtaaatattctaagagaattgtattgagcattggaatgtaaaaattgagcagcttacAGCACTGCGAAGGAAAcaactatctttatgaaaaatgacttttcgtgtttcttgacctcaccgatttcaaggaaaaatagttttggaatcctacatgcactagaaaaaaattgggcatgaaagggttaacactATCTGGAAGTGATTTACTGCTttgtaatattttaaaaataagtttAATGTTCTGATGACCtcaaaatgaaaactatattATTATCAAACGGTATTCATTTTCTACGAAAGAAAGATGTGTTAAATTTTATCTAAAGAAACGAAATGCcttgcgaaaaataaaaagaataaagttataaaaatgttttacttATTTCTCTTCATGCTTCGTCTGGATTTTTGATACTAAAATAAATAATGCCGAAATATGACTTTTTTAAAACTCCCTGGATTTTTATTGAAGTGGAATTTCTAACTAAAGATGACGCTCGGTATAAATACTTTGAACGCGAGGGTCTGCAAtgtctgattttttttcttctacgtGGTGAATGGACAGGTTGaaacgaatgttgcacccagcttgtaagctaatcatagatttctttattcacagcTGCTGTGACTGGAGGTGTATGGTGAACTACCATGCGGTTTAATCGTTTCCATGCATGTGGGATTTAtacataattttttattttcaaaagatTATGTCTCCAAAACCTCTAGATCTGACTTAAAAATATATTTGGGTTTGTTGTGTAGAATTGAGTGATccttgaaataaaaatattaaagtatGAAGTATTTAAGGCCCCTCgcagtgaaaatcaagaaaaaccatttaataCGTATTTTGCTCGTACAAAACTCaatattttgacattgaaaatgtcttactgcactatctggtgtcattctaaaatctaaaatcaaacgatgacacgtttttgcgtcactattttgaacgctaataacttagttatttatgaacggatttccatCTGGctatcaccaaacaattcggaattaactgaaattatgtttaattgctatagtgtttttgtatttcaacagcacactattgaaaaacaaacaaaaatgaataaatctcGGAAATCATGAAAACTCCCAagcatcagtcaatctatccccggcagagccgtcaatagggagcaccttagtgactcaaacgaacacgaaaagttataaataaatgtgctgcgtgcctgtttgaatcagttgttgctcttttaccatacaagtaacatcgtgcctatagcgtctcgtacgacagatttgagcacccagcacactacgattctatgaatgacgtcatcctcgactatttaaagattATTAAAGAGCGAGTTCATTCTCCCATCGAACGTtgggccgtaaagaacagcagtaacAGTCAGGCATGTTGATAATGCACTGCGATGAGTGCTgtatttgatcactgctaccgctggagGTGGGGACGTCGACAGGTCTAGGCATCCAGCGGTCAAGCGCTCGTGATGTCTCCTTTCCATGGCTCTGATTGGCTGTATTGATTTTACCGACGACGTCATCCTCGGATATATAACTTTCAGCATTGCTCGGGCGAGCTCATTCTCTGGTCGAACGTCAGAGCGGAGACGATAGCAGTAGCTTCACACCACAACTTGAGCGTTATGACACTCAGTGCTAGTTGGGAGCATACCGTTGCGATGAATCTAGTACCGCATTGCTTTTTGCGACACTAGAATTTATAAACtgacgaaaaaaaataaatcgacGGTTCTTAAATTTGGAAAGCCGATGTTTTGAGCTTCGTGAAACACCTTGATGCTCGGTGTATTTACACAGGCACACTCTTgctcatttcgatttatttaggtACTCGTTTCGCACAAAAGATTAAAATTTGTGCGTATCTAAAATGTTGAGCCCTAGTTAGCTCGACCCATATCGTAACCCTACACATTGAGGCCGTACATAAATGACGCAGCTTTTTTGTCGGCGaatttcgacccctccctccccctcgtagcattttgtcacaatattCCCCCTCGTAACACATCGTCACAAATTTGCTATATCCCTCTACGTCATTTATACATGGCCCCTGGCACCGTACTGGCTGTTGTTTAAAACGGCATGCATTGATCGAAATGGTAAAGCGAAAATCGAGGCTTGACTAAAACATTCGCTAATTTTAAGTCGtttaaataaaatgaaagaaatataTTGTAATTTAGCTCAAAGTTGAACCTTATCGAATCAACAAAAGTAGATTCCAAAGCAATTGTGTAAATacgcaataaataaatatttaaatattgtCTATCCCGAGATAAACTAGCGTTTCGTCGATTTTGTAACCCTTGGTTCCAGTTTGTGGTCTTGATGACTTTGCCACAAGAACAGTTTCACCCCTTTTATCCCATGTATGCCAAACGAGTGTAAGGGACTCACCCAGACctacacgctcattcaaaactacccaaaatttgagttcggagcactcaatttcaaaagtaatagcaatatgtcaaaaaatgagttttaatttgAGTAGAACTAACTCATTTCTTGAGtaatcataaaattttcaaagttctgagtgaaaaaaatactctcaAAAAAGTGTACGGAATTAGGTgttgatttaaattttaaaaagagcCTGAAGTTAAAGCCGATGATCGTTCATAAAACTAGAAGGTAAGTTTTATTGAGTTTTGCTTGCTTTCAAATCTTACTTCCAGTTGTGTTTTTGTAGTTTCGGCAATTTATACAAGATGCCGATCGGCATGAAATATATGTAGAGAACGACCCTTGAATTAAGTTCCCGAAcatcgcaaacacctggacaacGGTCTGGAGGATCAGGTAAATGATATTTGAAATGCCAATGAATATCTTTgtagttttattaaaaatgcggaatgattattttctgtatttccctcttgagtaaaatgtactcaaatttgacatttttatcccaaactcaaaactgagtaaacgaggaatactcaatttttgactatgtgcactttttatgaaattgagtggctggctactcaaatttgagttgttgCGAATGAGCGTGTAGAGGGACTAccccccggtcaaaccattccgaatttgattcggaatcctgaatggagtcagtatggattccaaatcaaatggaacaaccgattctgagtcggaatcggttgttgcatttgatttggaatccataatgattccattcagaaatccgaaccggttccggaatgagtttaactgggccgTAGCCAGTCAGGTACTcactacacggtaaaaaaaacattacccattttatgtattcaaattgcccattttcggaagttattaaagctgtcaaaaaatgggtattttttgtttctaacaatgagtactttttaccaatttcacaactactcgatgaggtcaatgctaggggcagatcactctaagaatgtataacaaatttgcatcaaattagaaaaaatgcatttaatttccatttttgcatcagctttgcactccctcgcagaaaagtttgttcgacgttttgttaaatgtagggttagtttttctgtagggttttgacgtcttacacgcaacgcaaacaacattgcacgcaacgcataaacattgcacgcaacgtaaaacacattatgaatttctattttgatggaaataaatgcatttaatttcgctgatttttaaaaatgcatcacaagtgatctgcccctagggtcaatgggtatattgattctaacaatgggtgaaaaatcctttagaattatttcaagctagTTAACCTGCAAATTAAGGATCAtagcggaacctgcaaattatcggccTGCATCGGCCTGGCGGAAACGgtacatttcggcaatgctccgaaaacaacggctgtttagactactgaggatgttgcaaatatgcaccagttcggcatttttagagcagccaagagatccagccatcaaaaatatatccagttggcggatTTATTTTGTTAAGGAGCTTTGGAGTAGGATCTCcatctagattcctatactattataaggagacaataatgtgaaatgaatgttatttcgttttttctttggttcagaaataattctattgacagtatttttcattctggcgcgattttcgtgaatgggtatttttgcgcattttgttgtaacagttcagcgaaaaaaaatgggtaaaacatacccaggttgataATTCGAATTAAGCATTTCTTTTCAAATAGAGTATAATGGCGAAATTTACAGTTTCGGATAGAACCAAGGTTTATTATTCTCAAAATTTTCCTCAAAACAGAGGTtgtattatataaatgataaataATATCTACCTTGATCCTGTCTACTCGGTGGTTATTTCAcacaaacattcgaatatttcaatattttcgtgAGATTTGAAGAAGAGATACTCGCGTCCtttcaatagggatctttaggggtgtgcgggttaaggcatattctgatgcagattagtaccgtgagttaatatctcagtcctttttcaattttttcggcccaaaactattgaaaaaaacattttttagtttgtttccttttaggacaataacacatccaaaaccatgcgacttgcacgactctacaggttgccttatcagatctaccatagtttgcagatgaaacttgggatggcaggttgctagcggattgacagagtaccagatcatgctgtgtggggtgctgtcccggttaacaatgaggcgaacgagatatttgcagatacgtcatttagtaggacaactgtcagtttgctggttgagtttaatttggttttttttttaaatttaaaaatcataaaagaataattaaagtTTAAGAAtcatatgagtgtactcgtaaggacacccgctaccaat carries:
- the LOC131691487 gene encoding zinc finger protein 728-like isoform X1, which encodes MDFRPQLRWRRKQPKENNGTERVATILLNGIGTISDRSILSDSHWEFMDQINMSLKQRKRSKSDVCAQESLRNRLLGRPMLTDSVEWPYKCELCGKGFVRKFLLEQHMFTHAGERPYKCDICGKSFSAESSLNRHSKIHSDERPHKCEVCDKRFLQKCLLEQHMLTHTGEVPYKCEVCGKGFVRKFLLERHMITHTGERSYKCEICGKGFVQKFWLERHMLTHTGERPYKCDICGKSFYAEGILNRHRKIHSDERPHKCEVCDKGFLLKYMLESHVATHTGERPYKCEICGKGFFRKLQLEQHMFTHTGERPYKCDICGKSFNAESSLNRHRKIHSDERPHKCEVCDKGFLFKYLLEQHMLTHTGERPYKCDMCGKSFYELDILNRHRKIHSDERPHKCEVCDKGFLQKYLLESHVATHTGERPYKCDICDKLFAHQSSLTLHRKIHNNERPHKCDICGKGFFQKCLLEQHVVAHTGERPYKCHICDKSFARQGILTVHSKGHSKETTA
- the LOC131691487 gene encoding zinc finger protein 728-like isoform X2 — protein: MDQINMSLKQRKRSKSDVCAQESLRNRLLGRPMLTDSVEWPYKCELCGKGFVRKFLLEQHMFTHAGERPYKCDICGKSFSAESSLNRHSKIHSDERPHKCEVCDKRFLQKCLLEQHMLTHTGEVPYKCEVCGKGFVRKFLLERHMITHTGERSYKCEICGKGFVQKFWLERHMLTHTGERPYKCDICGKSFYAEGILNRHRKIHSDERPHKCEVCDKGFLLKYMLESHVATHTGERPYKCEICGKGFFRKLQLEQHMFTHTGERPYKCDICGKSFNAESSLNRHRKIHSDERPHKCEVCDKGFLFKYLLEQHMLTHTGERPYKCDMCGKSFYELDILNRHRKIHSDERPHKCEVCDKGFLQKYLLESHVATHTGERPYKCDICDKLFAHQSSLTLHRKIHNNERPHKCDICGKGFFQKCLLEQHVVAHTGERPYKCHICDKSFARQGILTVHSKGHSKETTA